One part of the Paraglaciecola sp. L3A3 genome encodes these proteins:
- a CDS encoding 2-dehydro-3-deoxygalactonokinase, with protein sequence MAVNWISVDWGTTNFRACLIGPSGEVVDRINADKGFLSVAAEGFEQVLTDLLQPWLVKYKQLPILMAGMVGSKNGWKEAPYVNTPLNIQKLVKGQSIFSLSRGNKVLIIPGVCHLDVNDREDVMRGEEVQVFGLAAKLKLNQFDVILPGTHSKHVSWKNNQLTSVNTYMTGELYALLRAHSILGKNLPSQTKDVDLAVFSSGVTAGNSMTLSHALFMARTQALFNKVPQDLVLSYLSGILIGNELADLKLTSPVYIVAETQLAERYVKALKILEYTAIAVNAEQCFLAGMQSVFQTYHKELA encoded by the coding sequence ATGGCTGTTAATTGGATCTCTGTTGACTGGGGAACAACAAACTTTAGAGCGTGTTTAATTGGTCCCAGTGGTGAAGTTGTTGACAGAATTAATGCTGACAAAGGTTTTCTCAGTGTTGCCGCTGAAGGTTTTGAACAAGTATTGACTGATTTATTGCAACCTTGGTTGGTTAAGTACAAGCAACTGCCAATATTAATGGCCGGTATGGTGGGGTCTAAAAATGGTTGGAAAGAAGCGCCATATGTAAACACTCCGTTAAATATTCAGAAACTAGTTAAAGGCCAGAGTATTTTTTCTTTGTCCAGAGGAAATAAAGTACTGATTATTCCAGGTGTTTGCCACCTAGATGTCAATGATCGTGAAGATGTAATGCGTGGAGAAGAAGTCCAAGTTTTTGGCCTAGCCGCTAAGCTCAAATTGAACCAATTTGATGTCATTTTGCCAGGCACTCATAGTAAACATGTTAGTTGGAAAAATAATCAACTGACCAGTGTTAACACTTATATGACAGGTGAACTTTATGCTTTGTTGAGGGCCCACTCTATATTAGGCAAAAATTTACCTAGTCAAACTAAAGATGTTGATTTAGCTGTTTTTTCTAGTGGTGTGACGGCTGGCAATTCGATGACTTTAAGCCACGCTCTGTTTATGGCAAGAACCCAGGCTTTATTCAATAAAGTTCCTCAAGACTTAGTGCTTTCTTATCTTTCAGGGATATTAATTGGTAATGAATTAGCCGATTTAAAATTGACAAGTCCTGTCTATATTGTCGCAGAAACTCAGTTAGCTGAACGCTATGTTAAGGCTCTCAAAATACTAGAATATACTGCTATTGCCGTTAACGCCGAACAGTGTTTTTTAGCAGGTATGCAAAGTGTCTTTCAAACGTATCATAAGGAACTAGCATGA
- a CDS encoding alpha/beta family hydrolase, which produces MIKTLINPALSLDKASPIATFVFAHGAGAGQDSEFMQYMAEQLAMRNINVVRFNFAYMQLALELGKRRPPDRADKLLAHFNQVLSELDTDLPIFIGGKSMGGRMASMLLEESKAKGCICMGYPFHPPAKTEKLRTEHLADITKPMLILQGERDTFGSREEVVNYPLSKQISVRYLVDGDHSFKPRKASGYTLEQNLNIVVKAVEDFIKSQVTKTKL; this is translated from the coding sequence ATGATCAAAACTTTAATTAATCCAGCCTTGTCCTTGGACAAAGCAAGCCCTATTGCTACGTTTGTTTTTGCTCATGGTGCAGGGGCTGGCCAAGATAGTGAGTTTATGCAGTATATGGCTGAACAGCTAGCCATGAGAAATATTAATGTTGTGCGCTTTAATTTTGCCTATATGCAGTTAGCACTAGAGTTAGGTAAACGACGGCCGCCAGACAGAGCCGACAAGTTGTTAGCGCATTTTAATCAAGTACTAAGTGAACTAGATACTGATTTACCCATATTTATTGGCGGTAAATCAATGGGCGGGCGAATGGCCAGTATGCTACTTGAAGAGTCTAAAGCCAAGGGTTGTATTTGTATGGGCTATCCCTTTCATCCTCCTGCTAAAACAGAAAAATTACGCACCGAACATCTTGCAGACATCACAAAACCTATGCTGATTTTACAGGGTGAACGAGACACGTTTGGCAGTCGTGAAGAAGTGGTTAACTATCCTTTGTCAAAACAGATAAGTGTCCGTTATTTAGTCGATGGTGATCATAGTTTTAAACCAAGAAAAGCCTCGGGTTATACCCTTGAACAGAATTTAAACATAGTGGTGAAAGCAGTTGAGGACTTTATCAAATCTCAAGTGACAAAAACTAAGTTATGA
- a CDS encoding DUF2059 domain-containing protein, with protein sequence MKKVMLGLMLLTCSLASQAQPAKEDSVKELMNISGAEQMGTMMMNQMIPALKQAIPEASEEFWQDVMVSMDMKDLMNNIIPVYQKNLSEVDIQAILAFYKTPSGQKLLASQPAIMQESMQIGQQWGQRVFQEVMQKHAKLKAEKAN encoded by the coding sequence ATGAAAAAAGTCATGTTAGGCCTTATGCTGTTAACTTGCTCTTTGGCATCTCAGGCTCAGCCAGCTAAAGAAGATAGTGTTAAAGAATTAATGAATATTTCTGGTGCAGAACAAATGGGCACTATGATGATGAACCAGATGATACCTGCTTTAAAACAAGCGATCCCAGAAGCGTCTGAAGAGTTTTGGCAAGATGTGATGGTTAGTATGGATATGAAGGATTTAATGAATAACATTATTCCTGTGTATCAAAAGAATTTATCAGAAGTTGATATTCAAGCGATTTTAGCTTTTTACAAAACACCTTCTGGACAAAAATTATTGGCTTCACAACCGGCCATTATGCAAGAGTCTATGCAAATTGGTCAGCAATGGGGACAAAGAGTGTTTCAAGAAGTGATGCAGAAACATGCTAAGTTAAAAGCTGAAAAGGCGAATTAA
- the rlmM gene encoding 23S rRNA (cytidine(2498)-2'-O)-methyltransferase RlmM: protein MAGLLLYCRSGFESDVANEVQDKASALEVYGYPQAKNNTGYVLFNCYQPEQAELLAKKLTFDSLVFARQMFACQAVIENMDVADRVSPILAAFDGFPLCGELRVEYADTTEGRELSKFCRKISVPLRQALRKRNKLTAKENSTKPVAHIFFTSNDTAYVGYSFSNNNSPLPLGILRLKFPHAAPSRSTLKLDEAFQVFIPKEEHDTRLQGGLYAVDLGACPGGWTYQLVQRGMFVQAVDNGAMDEALMETGQVTYCPEDGFKFQPKKNNIYWLVCDMIEQPQRVAKLMATWVAEERCKEAMFNLKLPMKKRYESVQGALQIIQQVMLANEIKKYELQAKHLYHNREEVTVHLRLIPKK, encoded by the coding sequence ATGGCCGGTTTATTATTATATTGTCGTAGTGGTTTTGAGAGTGATGTGGCCAATGAAGTACAAGATAAAGCCAGTGCACTAGAAGTTTACGGTTATCCACAAGCTAAAAATAATACTGGTTACGTGTTATTTAACTGTTATCAGCCAGAACAAGCAGAATTGTTAGCTAAAAAATTAACCTTTGATAGTTTGGTATTCGCAAGACAAATGTTTGCTTGCCAAGCTGTGATTGAAAATATGGATGTGGCCGATAGAGTCAGTCCTATTTTGGCTGCTTTTGATGGTTTTCCTTTATGCGGCGAGTTAAGAGTCGAATACGCTGATACCACAGAGGGTAGAGAGTTATCTAAGTTTTGCCGCAAAATTAGTGTGCCTCTAAGACAAGCTTTACGTAAACGTAATAAATTAACAGCTAAAGAAAACAGCACTAAACCGGTAGCACATATCTTTTTTACCAGTAATGACACTGCTTATGTGGGTTACTCATTTAGTAATAATAATTCGCCTTTACCATTAGGCATATTGCGTTTGAAGTTTCCTCATGCAGCGCCTAGCCGTTCTACCTTAAAATTAGATGAAGCCTTTCAAGTGTTCATCCCTAAAGAAGAGCACGATACTAGGTTACAAGGTGGTTTATATGCCGTCGATTTAGGCGCATGTCCTGGTGGCTGGACTTATCAATTAGTACAAAGAGGTATGTTTGTACAAGCTGTCGATAATGGTGCAATGGACGAAGCCTTAATGGAAACAGGGCAGGTAACTTATTGTCCTGAGGATGGTTTCAAATTTCAGCCAAAGAAGAACAACATCTACTGGCTGGTATGCGACATGATCGAGCAACCGCAACGTGTGGCTAAATTAATGGCCACCTGGGTAGCCGAGGAACGCTGTAAAGAAGCTATGTTTAATCTTAAGTTACCAATGAAAAAACGTTATGAATCGGTACAAGGGGCTTTGCAAATTATTCAACAAGTGATGTTGGCTAATGAAATTAAAAAATATGAGCTGCAAGCTAAACATTTGTACCATAACCGTGAAGAAGTCACAGTGCATTTAAGGTTAATCCCCAAGAAATAA
- a CDS encoding FadR/GntR family transcriptional regulator, whose product MAPQTATANLIETIAKKILSSEYPESTLLPSENELAKDFKLSRTTVRSALQALSAKRMVTIIPKKGSFVNASETWNWLDHDILGWLSSIKVNHSDLSHLMAARLIFEPNTSALAALNATAKDLFLMEEACDEMQQGVEQGDRSLFNQGDIKFHRALLIASHNPFIIAIGDVLSKGLVLSFSHTMDKNLPESKPAVAEHVKLLEAIRLRQPDAAREQTRVIVLNAIRKNQEAEPNYISHIG is encoded by the coding sequence ATGGCACCCCAGACAGCGACCGCTAATTTAATCGAGACTATAGCTAAAAAAATTCTGAGTTCTGAGTATCCTGAAAGCACATTATTACCCAGTGAAAATGAGTTGGCTAAAGATTTTAAGCTATCTCGTACTACTGTTCGCAGTGCCCTGCAAGCTTTATCTGCTAAAAGAATGGTGACTATTATTCCGAAAAAAGGCAGTTTTGTTAATGCTAGTGAAACTTGGAACTGGCTCGATCATGATATTCTCGGTTGGCTTAGTAGTATAAAAGTGAACCATAGTGATCTGTCACATCTTATGGCTGCTCGTCTTATTTTTGAACCAAATACATCAGCTCTAGCAGCACTTAATGCTACAGCTAAAGATCTTTTCCTGATGGAAGAGGCTTGTGATGAAATGCAGCAAGGGGTTGAGCAAGGTGATCGTTCTTTGTTTAATCAAGGTGATATTAAATTTCATCGGGCGTTATTAATCGCTTCACATAATCCATTTATTATTGCTATTGGTGATGTATTGTCTAAAGGTTTGGTTTTGTCTTTCAGTCATACTATGGATAAAAATTTACCAGAAAGTAAACCTGCAGTAGCAGAACATGTTAAATTGTTAGAGGCAATTCGGTTACGTCAACCTGATGCGGCAAGAGAGCAAACTCGGGTGATAGTTTTAAACGCTATTAGAAAAAACCAAGAAGCTGAGCCTAACTATATCTCCCATATTGGCTGA
- a CDS encoding dihydrodipicolinate synthase family protein, whose amino-acid sequence MNASLAEDNLMTNVKKPADLFGINPIAAMPFNQQGEIDLVSFKSMLEHLATTACHGVTLFGIASEFYKLNDAEKQQLTEIFISTLADTNIYRCISVTEHSTELAVKKAKMYQQSGADCLMLLPPFFLKPDNAQIKEHICSVLAAVDIPVLVQYAPTETGLPITPQEMQSMSAQYTNCVFKIECNPPVDYTKELLALKPDAVVLNGYAGLYMLDMLKVGGKGVMPGCSFTEIYVAIYNMWCAGEVTKAQALHSKLFEYISHWMKHCERIIQVEKTILYKRGIIANDYCRKPGFSLTEEDELLITGFLQDFDDILQGA is encoded by the coding sequence ATGAACGCTAGCCTAGCAGAAGATAATTTAATGACAAATGTCAAAAAGCCAGCTGATTTGTTTGGCATTAACCCCATTGCCGCTATGCCTTTTAATCAGCAAGGTGAGATTGATTTAGTCAGTTTTAAAAGCATGCTTGAGCATTTGGCTACAACAGCTTGTCATGGGGTAACTTTATTCGGTATTGCCAGTGAGTTTTATAAGCTAAATGACGCAGAAAAACAGCAACTAACTGAAATATTTATTAGTACTTTAGCTGATACAAATATTTATCGCTGTATCTCTGTTACCGAACACTCGACAGAGCTTGCGGTTAAAAAAGCCAAAATGTATCAGCAATCAGGTGCTGATTGTTTAATGTTATTGCCACCATTTTTCTTGAAACCTGATAATGCTCAGATTAAAGAGCATATTTGTTCGGTGTTAGCTGCAGTGGATATTCCGGTTTTGGTGCAATACGCGCCAACTGAAACCGGGCTGCCTATTACTCCACAAGAAATGCAGTCAATGTCTGCGCAATATACAAATTGTGTATTTAAGATTGAGTGTAATCCACCTGTTGATTATACCAAGGAGCTATTAGCTCTTAAACCTGATGCTGTCGTTTTGAATGGCTATGCGGGTTTATATATGTTGGACATGCTGAAAGTGGGGGGAAAAGGTGTGATGCCTGGTTGTTCTTTCACTGAAATTTATGTCGCTATATATAATATGTGGTGTGCAGGTGAAGTAACTAAAGCGCAGGCACTGCATAGCAAGCTGTTTGAATATATTTCTCATTGGATGAAACATTGTGAACGTATTATTCAAGTTGAGAAAACTATTTTGTATAAACGAGGCATTATCGCTAATGATTATTGTCGTAAACCCGGTTTTAGTTTAACTGAGGAAGATGAGTTGCTGATCACTGGGTTTTTGCAAGACTTCGATGATATTTTGCAAGGCGCATAG
- a CDS encoding solute:sodium symporter family transporter — protein MDIMQLGVFVSLTLAVAFITYQKCKGFERGNSSKEYFLANGGLSWVYIGGSIVLTNISAEQIVGMNGPQMLLVAWWELAAAFGLIILAHVFIPIYYKTDCLTTSELLEKKTNSKSVRAIVSVLFLLGYVFILLPTILYTGSLFMKTMFGLDLPIIVLSILFAMAGAAYAIFGGLRAIAISDTYNGIGLLIMGTLVTVLGLYAIDFDLTGLPAERMTMIGDQDSYIPFDTVFTGLPLICIFYFCTNMVITQRALAAKNIKEAQKGVYMAIVAKIFMPVIVVLPGLISYKLYGDIGDSAYGTLVGNILPSWLSGAFAAVMAGAVLSSFNSCINSAAALYVCDIHQNYINKGVNVQKIGMLTSLILAISGLIMVPIFQNAESVINMLQQFNGLYSMPVLGVFILAMTMKNINPTAIKFALLMGTVVYAVFTFVWSPLHYIHLMAISFMTTVIIGIVLDKLLTSPRPVVTVNS, from the coding sequence ATGGACATCATGCAGTTAGGCGTATTTGTATCCTTAACACTTGCTGTTGCTTTTATTACTTATCAAAAGTGTAAGGGTTTTGAACGAGGCAATTCAAGTAAAGAGTACTTTTTAGCCAATGGTGGTTTAAGTTGGGTGTATATTGGTGGCTCGATCGTTTTGACCAATATTAGTGCTGAACAAATTGTCGGTATGAATGGGCCACAAATGTTACTTGTGGCTTGGTGGGAGTTAGCCGCTGCATTTGGGCTTATTATTCTGGCCCATGTATTTATTCCAATTTATTACAAAACCGATTGTCTTACCACCAGTGAATTATTAGAGAAAAAAACCAACAGTAAAAGTGTTAGAGCCATAGTGTCTGTGCTGTTTTTATTAGGTTATGTTTTCATTCTATTGCCGACCATTTTGTATACTGGCTCTTTATTCATGAAGACCATGTTTGGCCTTGATTTACCCATTATTGTACTTTCTATACTATTTGCTATGGCTGGGGCTGCATACGCTATCTTTGGTGGCCTAAGAGCCATTGCTATATCTGATACTTATAATGGTATTGGTTTGCTTATTATGGGCACACTGGTCACCGTTTTGGGTTTATATGCCATTGATTTTGATTTAACCGGTTTACCTGCTGAACGTATGACTATGATTGGAGATCAAGATTCCTATATTCCCTTTGATACTGTTTTTACTGGCTTGCCATTAATTTGTATCTTCTATTTTTGTACTAACATGGTTATCACCCAAAGAGCTTTGGCAGCCAAGAATATTAAAGAAGCCCAAAAGGGCGTGTATATGGCAATTGTGGCTAAAATATTCATGCCGGTTATTGTGGTGTTGCCTGGCCTTATTTCATACAAATTATACGGTGATATAGGGGATTCTGCTTACGGAACATTAGTCGGAAATATTCTCCCTTCTTGGCTTTCTGGTGCATTTGCTGCGGTAATGGCTGGGGCTGTATTATCGTCTTTTAATAGTTGTATTAATTCAGCAGCCGCACTTTATGTATGTGATATCCATCAAAACTATATTAATAAAGGCGTCAATGTTCAAAAAATAGGCATGCTTACCTCTTTAATTTTAGCTATTTCTGGGCTGATCATGGTGCCTATCTTTCAAAATGCAGAAAGTGTTATCAATATGCTTCAGCAATTCAATGGTTTATACAGTATGCCTGTTTTGGGGGTGTTTATTTTAGCTATGACTATGAAGAATATTAACCCTACTGCTATTAAATTTGCTTTGCTTATGGGGACTGTGGTTTACGCAGTCTTCACTTTTGTTTGGTCGCCATTACATTATATTCATTTGATGGCGATCAGCTTTATGACCACAGTAATCATAGGAATTGTACTGGATAAATTACTCACCAGTCCCAGGCCGGTTGTTACGGTCAATAGTTGA
- a CDS encoding DUF423 domain-containing protein, with amino-acid sequence MKILLSVAALSAMLSVILGAFAAHGLKNTLSESMLNTFQTGVQYQMYHSLAIILLVILHRQMPQSLLLWSGGFMLAGIVFFSGSLYMLAITQVKWFGPITPLGGLCFITGWALLLVSTIKGSN; translated from the coding sequence ATGAAAATATTATTAAGTGTTGCCGCATTAAGCGCCATGTTATCCGTTATTTTGGGAGCGTTTGCCGCTCACGGTCTAAAAAACACTTTGTCCGAAAGTATGTTGAATACCTTTCAAACAGGTGTGCAATACCAGATGTATCATAGTCTGGCGATTATTCTATTAGTCATTTTACATCGTCAAATGCCACAATCTTTATTGTTATGGAGCGGCGGTTTTATGCTGGCTGGCATAGTGTTTTTTAGTGGTAGTTTATATATGTTAGCTATCACTCAAGTGAAATGGTTTGGTCCCATCACACCCTTAGGGGGGTTATGTTTTATTACTGGTTGGGCACTTTTATTGGTATCAACAATTAAAGGGAGTAACTAA
- a CDS encoding SDR family NAD(P)-dependent oxidoreductase, with product MSHERAVALITGTSQGIGLAIAEAFLAEGYLVVGCGQRPASAIDNSAFETRYPDQYFYRQCNMCNLEEIELLVDYTIQEFGQLNAVVSNAGKNVFSGVDCSLDDWNQNFDLNLRSHWWLAKACRNALTASKGAFLVMTSNHAFNSLPGCAPYSISKHALVGLVQSMTLDWGRDFRTVGIAPGFIDTEGNQAWFDSHPEPDHIRQKTIEQHPVGHIGKPQDVAELCLFLASKKASFIAGTTIVIDGGRSTVMADD from the coding sequence ATGAGTCATGAACGAGCCGTTGCTTTAATTACAGGTACCAGCCAAGGTATTGGATTGGCTATCGCTGAAGCTTTTTTGGCAGAAGGCTATCTAGTTGTTGGTTGTGGTCAAAGACCTGCTAGTGCAATTGATAACTCAGCATTTGAAACGCGTTATCCAGATCAGTATTTTTATCGTCAATGTAATATGTGCAACCTTGAAGAAATAGAACTATTGGTTGACTACACAATACAAGAATTTGGCCAGTTAAACGCAGTGGTTTCTAATGCCGGTAAAAATGTGTTTTCTGGGGTGGATTGTTCATTAGACGATTGGAATCAAAACTTTGACCTTAATCTTAGATCTCATTGGTGGTTAGCTAAAGCTTGCCGCAATGCATTAACGGCAAGCAAAGGCGCTTTTTTGGTCATGACATCTAACCACGCTTTTAATAGTTTACCGGGTTGTGCGCCATATAGTATCAGTAAACATGCCTTAGTCGGTTTGGTGCAAAGCATGACCTTAGATTGGGGCAGAGACTTTAGAACCGTAGGAATTGCCCCAGGTTTTATTGATACAGAAGGTAATCAAGCTTGGTTTGATAGTCATCCTGAACCTGACCATATTCGGCAAAAAACAATTGAACAACATCCAGTAGGCCATATCGGTAAACCACAAGATGTGGCTGAGCTTTGCTTATTTTTAGCCAGTAAAAAAGCCTCGTTTATTGCCGGTACCACCATAGTGATAGATGGCGGTAGAAGTACAGTGATGGCTGATGATTAA
- a CDS encoding DUF4870 domain-containing protein, with protein MTENRQEYWGMPLNTYCMMIHLSQLTSIIIPGLGFILPIVMWAMNKDQNEEIDKHGKATINWLISLFIYSIVCGILVFIFIGIIGLLILALLNFVFAIVASIKANDGQLWVYPLSIQFLKW; from the coding sequence ATGACTGAAAATCGACAAGAGTATTGGGGAATGCCTTTAAATACCTATTGTATGATGATTCATCTAAGTCAATTGACTAGTATCATCATTCCAGGACTAGGTTTTATTCTACCTATAGTGATGTGGGCAATGAATAAAGATCAAAATGAGGAAATTGATAAACACGGCAAAGCTACGATCAATTGGTTAATCAGTTTATTTATATATTCTATAGTTTGCGGAATTTTGGTTTTTATATTTATAGGGATCATAGGCTTGTTGATATTAGCCTTGCTTAATTTTGTCTTTGCGATTGTTGCTAGTATTAAAGCGAATGATGGTCAATTATGGGTTTACCCTCTTAGTATTCAGTTTCTGAAATGGTAG
- a CDS encoding 2-dehydro-3-deoxy-6-phosphogalactonate aldolase produces MKLETSNYQTTFKSLPLVAILRGVKPEEVLSIAQILFDQGYRFIEVPLNSPDALVSISKLVDYFAEKAWIGAGTVTTMQQLDAVLQTGARLIVTPNTNPAIIKKSVNAGCVVMPGAMTVTEAFCAIEAGAEIVKLFPGEMLTPSVVKALRAVLPADVMCIPVGGISADTEQMKTYISVGANGFGLGSGLYRPGMTIEQLTLTAKNYITAWQSACGQMA; encoded by the coding sequence ATGAAACTAGAGACCTCGAATTATCAAACTACTTTCAAATCATTACCTTTAGTCGCGATCTTGCGAGGTGTTAAACCTGAAGAAGTACTTTCTATTGCACAAATATTATTTGACCAAGGGTACAGGTTTATCGAAGTCCCCCTTAATAGCCCTGACGCATTAGTCAGTATCAGCAAGTTAGTTGATTATTTTGCTGAAAAAGCTTGGATAGGTGCGGGTACGGTTACCACCATGCAACAACTTGACGCTGTGTTGCAAACAGGCGCTCGGCTTATAGTTACACCTAATACTAATCCGGCAATCATCAAAAAATCGGTCAACGCAGGTTGTGTGGTGATGCCTGGTGCGATGACAGTAACAGAAGCCTTCTGTGCTATTGAAGCAGGCGCCGAAATTGTCAAATTGTTTCCTGGCGAAATGTTAACCCCATCTGTTGTCAAAGCACTACGTGCAGTGTTACCGGCTGATGTTATGTGTATCCCAGTAGGTGGTATTTCGGCTGACACCGAGCAAATGAAAACATATATAAGCGTAGGTGCTAATGGCTTTGGTCTAGGATCGGGCCTTTATCGACCTGGAATGACTATCGAACAATTAACCTTAACGGCTAAAAACTATATTACCGCTTGGCAAAGTGCTTGTGGGCAAATGGCGTGA
- the ilvD gene encoding dihydroxy-acid dehydratase, whose protein sequence is MSNCNSCGGGCGSQSHHNDILKGDSGALKRALYKSMGHTDSQLRKPVIAVVNSYTNATAGHVNLNDVTANVIKGIEAAGGVAMSFGTIAPCDGIAAGHLGMRFVLAAREVITASIEVMTRAHNFDAIVLAGSCDKIVPAMLMAAARLDIPAIMVNGGPMYPAEYKGKHWDGNIVSEAIGWKKRGLIDDKEFREIEDIAEPGPGSCTMYGTANTMCCLAETLGMMLPESATVPAVSPQRMDVAYKTGERIVELTQQGITARQIINSDSIYNAICLLVATGGSTNAILHLQALHYEAGLGKLSLQTFDEISRKIPTIASIYPASEYDMIDFHEAGGIAAVERELRPLLKLNALTVVGTKEETLAKVADSSRREVIRPLSDVFSSEGGVAILRGNLAKLGAVIKPAAVPAHMFEFSGPAVTFDSEDEAVEAIMEGNIKKGSVLVLRYEGPKGGPGMPEMYEPMKYLEGMGLSDHCALITDGRFSGSNRGLFVGHLSPEAADCGMIALIEAGDKISINIETRELTLHVDDETLAEREKLWKPLRKEVPRGFLDIYRDRAASAAEGAVLA, encoded by the coding sequence ATGAGTAATTGTAATTCTTGTGGCGGCGGTTGCGGCTCTCAATCTCACCATAATGACATTTTAAAAGGCGATAGCGGAGCATTAAAACGCGCTTTATATAAATCAATGGGACACACAGATTCACAATTACGTAAGCCTGTTATTGCTGTGGTCAATAGTTACACCAATGCAACGGCTGGTCATGTTAATTTGAATGATGTCACGGCTAATGTTATCAAAGGAATCGAAGCAGCCGGAGGGGTGGCCATGTCTTTTGGCACTATTGCCCCATGTGACGGTATTGCTGCCGGTCATTTAGGCATGCGTTTTGTTTTAGCTGCTCGTGAGGTGATCACTGCCTCTATTGAAGTCATGACACGGGCACATAATTTTGATGCCATTGTTTTAGCTGGTTCATGCGACAAAATAGTCCCTGCTATGTTGATGGCCGCTGCTCGTTTAGATATTCCGGCTATTATGGTTAATGGTGGCCCCATGTATCCTGCTGAATATAAAGGCAAACATTGGGACGGTAATATTGTTTCTGAAGCTATAGGTTGGAAAAAACGTGGCTTAATTGACGATAAAGAATTTCGTGAAATTGAAGACATCGCTGAACCAGGTCCTGGCTCTTGTACTATGTACGGCACAGCCAATACTATGTGTTGTTTGGCTGAGACCTTAGGCATGATGTTACCTGAAAGTGCAACGGTTCCTGCAGTTTCACCACAAAGAATGGACGTTGCTTACAAAACTGGCGAAAGAATTGTCGAACTAACGCAGCAAGGGATCACTGCCCGTCAAATAATTAACAGTGATTCAATTTATAACGCCATATGTTTGTTGGTGGCTACCGGCGGTTCAACTAATGCTATTCTGCATTTACAAGCATTACATTATGAAGCCGGTCTAGGTAAATTATCTCTACAAACCTTTGATGAAATCAGTCGAAAAATACCGACTATTGCTTCTATTTATCCTGCCTCAGAATACGACATGATTGATTTCCATGAAGCTGGCGGTATTGCTGCGGTAGAACGTGAATTAAGACCTTTACTTAAATTAAATGCATTGACTGTGGTTGGTACTAAAGAAGAAACATTAGCCAAAGTAGCAGATTCAAGCCGACGTGAAGTGATCCGTCCATTGTCTGATGTTTTTAGTTCAGAGGGTGGGGTGGCAATATTACGCGGTAATTTAGCTAAATTAGGTGCGGTAATTAAACCTGCGGCAGTACCTGCTCACATGTTTGAATTTAGTGGTCCTGCAGTGACCTTTGATTCAGAAGATGAAGCGGTTGAAGCCATCATGGAAGGAAATATAAAAAAGGGTAGTGTATTAGTGCTTCGTTATGAAGGACCAAAAGGTGGACCTGGTATGCCTGAAATGTATGAACCAATGAAATACTTAGAAGGTATGGGCTTATCTGATCATTGTGCTTTGATCACAGACGGACGATTCTCTGGTTCAAATAGGGGCTTATTTGTTGGTCATTTATCACCTGAAGCGGCCGATTGCGGCATGATCGCGCTGATTGAAGCGGGTGATAAAATTAGTATTAACATTGAGACTCGTGAACTGACTTTACATGTTGATGATGAAACGCTAGCTGAACGTGAAAAGTTATGGAAACCTCTGAGAAAAGAAGTACCTAGAGGATTTTTAGATATTTATCGAGATCGTGCAGCGTCAGCAGCAGAAGGGGCGGTATTAGCCTAA